The proteins below come from a single Mesobacillus jeotgali genomic window:
- the nagE gene encoding N-acetylglucosamine-specific PTS transporter subunit IIBC, with protein sequence MLGFLQRIGKALMLPIAVLPAAALLLRLGQPDLLDIAFISAAGDAIFANLALLFAIGVAVGISKDGHGAAGLAGAIGYFVLTKGAGAVNEEINMAVLGGILSGVIAGLLYNRFHDIKLPDWLGFFGGKRFVPIITSLVMIVLAGIFGYVWPPIQEGINNVGEWIVGAGAVGVGVFGFLNRLLIPMGLHHVLNTLVWFEFGEFTNAAGEIVKGDLNRFFAGDPDAGIFMNGFFPVMMFGLPAAAFAMIAAAKKERKKATAGALIGLAFTSFLTGITEPIEFLFMFLSPVLYGIHAVLTGLSMSITYMLDIHHGFGFSAGAIDYVLNYGIAQKPLLLLGVGLVYAVLYFVIFYFLIIKLDLKTPGREDEVEGEFTDSGSSKGNYAELADHYLAALGGKGNLKDLDNCVTRLRLKVDDMAKVNEAELKRLGAKGVLKLNKTDLQVIVGTDVEFLANEMKRK encoded by the coding sequence ATGCTAGGATTCTTACAAAGGATCGGGAAGGCGCTGATGCTTCCCATCGCTGTTTTACCTGCAGCTGCATTATTGCTGCGTCTTGGGCAGCCGGACTTATTGGATATTGCTTTTATTTCTGCGGCAGGTGACGCAATTTTTGCCAACCTTGCACTATTATTCGCGATTGGTGTGGCAGTTGGTATTTCAAAGGATGGGCACGGTGCAGCCGGTCTAGCTGGTGCGATTGGCTACTTTGTTTTGACAAAGGGCGCAGGTGCTGTCAACGAAGAAATCAATATGGCGGTGCTTGGCGGGATTTTATCCGGGGTCATCGCGGGCTTGCTATACAACCGTTTTCACGATATTAAACTGCCGGACTGGCTTGGCTTCTTCGGCGGCAAGCGTTTCGTTCCAATCATCACTTCATTGGTGATGATCGTTTTAGCCGGTATTTTTGGCTATGTTTGGCCGCCAATTCAGGAGGGCATCAACAATGTCGGTGAATGGATTGTTGGCGCGGGTGCAGTTGGAGTAGGCGTATTCGGTTTCTTGAATCGTTTATTAATTCCAATGGGTCTTCACCATGTTTTGAACACACTTGTCTGGTTTGAGTTTGGCGAATTCACGAATGCGGCAGGGGAGATTGTAAAAGGTGACCTGAACCGTTTCTTCGCCGGTGACCCTGATGCCGGTATCTTCATGAACGGGTTCTTCCCAGTCATGATGTTCGGTCTTCCAGCTGCTGCATTCGCGATGATTGCCGCGGCGAAAAAGGAGCGCAAAAAGGCTACTGCCGGAGCGCTAATCGGATTAGCCTTCACATCATTCCTGACAGGAATTACGGAGCCTATCGAATTCTTGTTCATGTTCCTGTCTCCTGTACTTTATGGAATCCACGCTGTATTAACTGGTTTGTCCATGTCCATCACCTACATGCTGGATATCCACCATGGATTCGGGTTCTCAGCCGGTGCGATCGACTATGTGCTGAACTACGGAATCGCGCAAAAGCCTTTGCTGCTGCTTGGTGTCGGCCTCGTTTATGCAGTTCTGTATTTCGTGATTTTCTACTTCCTGATCATCAAGCTTGACCTCAAGACTCCAGGACGCGAAGACGAGGTTGAAGGCGAGTTCACAGATAGCGGTTCTTCAAAAGGGAATTACGCAGAGCTTGCAGATCACTACCTTGCAGCATTAGGCGGCAAAGGCAATCTCAAGGATCTGGATAATTGCGTAACCCGTTTGCGTTTAAAAGTAGACGATATGGCAAAAGTAAATGAAGCAGAGCTCAAGCGCCTGGGCGCAAAAGGCGTTTTGAAACTGAATAAAACAGACCTTCAAGTCATTGTCGGAACCGATGTAGAGTTTTTGGCCAATGAGATGAAGCGGAAATAG
- a CDS encoding haloacid dehalogenase-like hydrolase, which yields MKRLLDCTASDFEQMTGQGLKKAIIASEGRTILSEVIGAFSPLYPAVTNAELAAAFGADLILLNFFDVMNPSIESLPEAEPAEVITQLKKLIGRPVGLNLEPVDLEADKLEALQQLPEGRIATDASLKRAEELGFDFVCLTGNPKTGVTNAEITKAIERARAAFGPDGLIIAGKMHGAGVAGETGSTMMTEETLHRFVEAGADIILIPSPGTVPGFTVEKTAKLVELVHQKGALAILTTGTSQEGADEQTIKQIALNSKMAGADLYHIGDAGAGGIASPENIMAYSIVVRGKRHTYVRMAASVRR from the coding sequence ATGAAACGTCTGCTTGACTGCACAGCCTCAGATTTTGAACAAATGACAGGACAGGGTTTGAAAAAGGCGATCATTGCTTCGGAGGGGCGGACGATTTTATCTGAGGTAATCGGAGCATTCTCGCCGCTTTACCCTGCCGTGACGAATGCGGAACTGGCTGCCGCGTTTGGCGCAGACCTGATCCTGCTGAATTTCTTCGATGTAATGAATCCTTCGATTGAAAGCTTGCCAGAAGCAGAACCTGCGGAAGTAATCACCCAATTAAAAAAGCTCATCGGCCGTCCTGTTGGCTTGAACCTTGAACCGGTTGACCTCGAGGCGGACAAACTTGAGGCGCTGCAGCAGCTGCCTGAAGGAAGGATTGCTACCGATGCTTCCCTCAAAAGAGCGGAGGAGCTTGGCTTCGATTTCGTCTGCCTGACAGGCAATCCTAAAACAGGCGTGACGAATGCCGAGATCACGAAGGCGATTGAGAGAGCCAGGGCAGCGTTCGGCCCAGATGGTTTGATCATTGCGGGAAAGATGCATGGTGCAGGGGTGGCTGGTGAGACGGGAAGCACAATGATGACGGAAGAAACCTTGCATAGGTTTGTCGAAGCAGGTGCTGACATTATCCTGATTCCTTCGCCAGGCACAGTACCAGGTTTTACGGTTGAAAAGACGGCTAAGCTAGTTGAGCTCGTCCACCAAAAAGGAGCGCTAGCAATCCTGACGACAGGTACTAGCCAGGAGGGGGCGGATGAGCAAACGATCAAACAAATTGCCCTGAACAGCAAGATGGCCGGAGCCGATCTCTACCATATTGGGGACGCCGGGGCAGGAGGAATCGCGTCACCTGAGAACATTATGGCCTATTCCATTGTCGTACGCGGCAAACGGCATACTTATGTCCGGATGGCAGCTTCTGTCCGCAGGTAA